The following are encoded together in the Flavobacterium haoranii genome:
- a CDS encoding acyl-ACP desaturase translates to MSIKNVRLEVMQFLEKKIDSFMEEFLIPVEKIWQPSDLLPSSENENFLEEVKELRAIAKDLPYDFWVSLVGDTITEEALPTYESWLMEVEGVDNEGRNGWSKWVRHWTGEENRHGDVLNKYLYLSGRVNMREVEMTTHHLINDGFDIGTGKDPYKNFVYTSFQELATYISHNRVAQIARQFGDKKLFKMCNLIAGDEMRHHLAYSEFINQIFKVDPSEMMLAFEHMMKRKITMPAHFLRESGEKISTLFEEFSNSAQRIGVYTSNDYVEILEKLIVKWEIDKINGLNDQAEKARDYIMKLPTRLKRVSERLVVPENPYSFKWIEAGAM, encoded by the coding sequence ATGTCTATTAAAAATGTACGCTTGGAAGTAATGCAGTTTCTTGAAAAGAAGATAGATTCTTTTATGGAAGAATTCTTGATTCCTGTAGAGAAAATTTGGCAACCAAGTGATCTTTTACCTAGTTCTGAAAATGAAAATTTTTTGGAAGAAGTAAAAGAATTAAGAGCAATTGCTAAAGACTTACCTTACGATTTTTGGGTATCTTTAGTAGGTGACACGATAACAGAAGAAGCTTTGCCAACCTATGAGTCTTGGCTTATGGAAGTTGAAGGAGTCGATAATGAAGGAAGAAATGGCTGGAGCAAATGGGTGCGTCATTGGACTGGAGAAGAAAATCGTCATGGAGATGTATTAAACAAATATCTATATCTTTCTGGAAGAGTAAATATGCGCGAAGTTGAAATGACAACACATCATTTAATTAATGATGGTTTTGATATTGGAACTGGAAAAGATCCGTATAAAAACTTTGTTTACACTTCTTTTCAAGAACTTGCAACTTATATTTCGCACAACAGAGTTGCTCAAATTGCAAGACAATTTGGTGATAAAAAATTGTTTAAAATGTGTAATTTAATTGCTGGAGACGAAATGCGTCATCATTTAGCTTACAGCGAGTTCATTAATCAAATTTTCAAAGTTGACCCAAGCGAAATGATGTTGGCTTTTGAACATATGATGAAAAGAAAAATTACAATGCCTGCACATTTTTTAAGAGAGTCAGGTGAAAAAATCAGTACTCTTTTTGAAGAATTTTCTAATTCGGCTCAACGTATAGGGGTTTATACTTCAAACGATTATGTTGAAATTTTGGAAAAATTAATTGTAAAATGGGAAATTGACAAAATAAATGGTTTAAATGACCAAGCTGAGAAAGCTCGAGATTACATCATGAAATTACCAACACGTTTAAAACGCGTTTCTGAAAGATTAGTAGTGCCAGAAAATCCATATTCTTTTAAATGGATCGAAGCTGGAGCTATGTAA
- a CDS encoding BrxA/BrxB family bacilliredoxin, producing MYPEEMVKPMREELSVVGFQELYTAEDVEQALAKEGTTLVVVNSVCGCAARNARPGARMSLDNAKTPTQLVTVFAGVDKDAVSKAREHMFPFPPSSPSMALFKNGELVHMLERHHIEGRPAEMIAENLKDAYNEFC from the coding sequence ATGTATCCAGAAGAAATGGTAAAACCAATGCGCGAAGAACTATCTGTTGTTGGTTTTCAAGAATTATATACAGCAGAAGATGTAGAACAAGCATTAGCAAAAGAAGGAACAACGTTAGTGGTAGTAAACTCTGTTTGTGGTTGCGCTGCTCGCAATGCCCGTCCTGGTGCAAGAATGAGTTTAGACAATGCAAAAACACCTACACAATTGGTAACAGTTTTTGCAGGAGTTGATAAAGATGCTGTTTCAAAAGCTAGAGAACACATGTTCCCTTTCCCTCCATCATCGCCAAGTATGGCATTATTTAAAAATGGTGAATTAGTACACATGCTAGAACGTCATCACATTGAAGGAAGACCTGCAGAAATGATTGCAGAGAATCTTAAAGATGCTTACAACGAGTTCTGTTAA
- a CDS encoding TonB-dependent receptor gives MFIKKIISVALFFISNSICGQYSLEGIVMNKQEPIAFVNIYCKELDKGTSTNEKGYFKIDFTSSGEYHITISYVGFQTLQQKIIVSENHANQFKEFQLEPEASVLDEIVVSGTLKAVSRLETPVPVEIYSVTFLKKNPTPNIFEAMQNVNGVRPQVNCSICNTGDIHINGLEGPYTMVTIDGMPIVSGLSTVYGLSGIPNSLIERIEIVKGPASSLYGSEAVGGLINIITKDASIAPKVSFDIFSTSWLEHSIDLGFKKNFEKSSSLLGISFFNYQNPIDHNHDNFTDVTLQNRISIFNKWHFDRNNNKNFQLAARYFYEDRWGGEMQWNKNYRVGNEVYGESIYTNRAELLGQYELPMTEKMLLSFSLTGHDQNSAYGTTIYNAQQYIGFGQLTWDKEIKKHELLLGTTFRYQFYNDNSMATKNADKTTITSLFIQDEWKFYNKQSLLAGSRLDYNSNHGIIYTPRLAYKWKPKTNSIFRINAGTGFRIVNLFTEEHAALTGAREVVILEDIKPEQSYNVNLNYLYKGKFAQNNHFTIETSLWYTYFTNQIAPDYDTNPNQIIYSNLNGYSESIGGSINLDIITSYEIKANIGTTLIKPTLHRDGISTAPILTEKWSGTWGISYITKKGIWSFDYTGNIYGPMRLPLASALDPRKEYSPVWSIQNIQTTYKGFQHFEIYGGIKNLLNWTPAKNNPFLIARANDPFDQNVQYDTNGNVIPSTNNPYALSFDPTYIYAPNQGIRAFIGIRHSLN, from the coding sequence ATGTTTATTAAAAAAATAATTTCAGTTGCACTTTTTTTTATAAGTAATTCAATTTGTGGGCAATACAGTTTGGAAGGTATTGTTATGAACAAACAAGAACCTATAGCTTTCGTTAATATATATTGCAAAGAACTAGACAAAGGAACTTCAACAAATGAAAAAGGCTATTTTAAAATTGATTTTACTTCCTCTGGAGAATACCATATCACTATATCGTATGTTGGGTTTCAAACTCTACAACAAAAAATTATAGTTTCAGAAAATCACGCAAATCAATTTAAAGAATTTCAATTAGAACCAGAAGCTTCTGTACTTGATGAAATTGTAGTTTCTGGAACTTTAAAAGCTGTATCACGATTAGAAACCCCAGTCCCTGTTGAAATTTATTCCGTTACTTTTTTAAAGAAAAATCCAACGCCTAATATTTTCGAAGCTATGCAAAATGTAAATGGCGTTCGTCCCCAAGTTAATTGTTCTATATGCAATACTGGCGATATTCACATAAACGGTTTAGAAGGACCTTACACTATGGTGACAATTGATGGTATGCCCATCGTAAGCGGACTATCAACTGTTTATGGTTTGTCGGGAATACCGAATTCATTAATTGAGCGTATTGAAATTGTGAAAGGACCGGCCTCAAGTTTGTATGGAAGTGAAGCAGTTGGCGGATTAATTAACATAATAACAAAAGATGCCTCAATTGCTCCAAAAGTTTCATTTGACATATTTTCTACATCTTGGTTAGAACATTCTATAGATTTGGGATTCAAAAAAAATTTTGAAAAATCTTCTTCATTATTAGGAATCAGTTTTTTCAACTATCAAAATCCAATAGACCACAACCACGATAACTTTACTGATGTAACACTTCAAAATCGTATTTCAATATTTAACAAATGGCATTTTGATAGAAATAACAACAAAAATTTTCAATTGGCGGCTCGCTATTTTTATGAGGATAGATGGGGTGGCGAAATGCAATGGAATAAAAATTATAGAGTAGGAAATGAAGTTTATGGTGAAAGCATTTATACAAATAGAGCCGAATTATTAGGTCAATATGAATTACCAATGACTGAGAAAATGTTACTTTCATTTTCACTAACGGGTCACGATCAAAACTCAGCCTATGGAACCACAATATACAATGCGCAACAATATATTGGTTTTGGACAATTAACTTGGGACAAAGAAATAAAAAAACATGAATTATTATTAGGAACGACTTTTCGTTACCAATTTTATAATGATAATTCTATGGCCACCAAAAATGCAGATAAAACTACAATTACAAGTTTATTTATTCAAGACGAATGGAAATTTTACAACAAACAATCTCTTTTAGCTGGAAGCAGATTGGATTATAATTCTAATCACGGAATTATTTACACACCAAGACTAGCCTATAAATGGAAACCTAAAACCAATTCAATTTTTAGAATTAATGCAGGAACAGGATTTCGTATCGTAAATTTATTTACTGAAGAACATGCTGCTTTAACTGGAGCAAGAGAAGTGGTAATTCTTGAAGATATAAAACCCGAACAATCTTATAATGTAAACCTAAATTATTTATACAAAGGCAAATTTGCTCAAAATAATCATTTTACAATTGAAACCTCATTATGGTATACTTATTTTACAAATCAAATTGCACCAGATTATGATACAAATCCTAATCAAATTATATATTCAAACCTAAATGGTTATTCGGAATCTATTGGCGGTTCAATAAACTTAGATATTATAACATCTTATGAAATAAAAGCGAATATTGGAACAACACTTATAAAACCAACGCTTCATAGAGATGGAATTTCCACGGCTCCTATTTTAACAGAAAAATGGAGTGGAACCTGGGGAATTAGTTATATAACTAAAAAAGGAATTTGGTCATTCGATTACACGGGAAACATCTATGGTCCAATGCGTTTACCACTAGCAAGTGCGTTGGATCCAAGAAAAGAATATTCACCCGTATGGAGTATTCAAAACATTCAAACTACTTATAAAGGATTTCAGCATTTTGAAATTTATGGAGGAATTAAAAATTTATTGAATTGGACACCTGCAAAAAACAATCCTTTTCTGATTGCAAGAGCAAACGATCCGTTCGACCAAAACGTTCAATATGACACAAATGGAAATGTAATTCCTTCAACAAATAACCCTTATGCTTTATCATTTGATCCAACTTATATTTACGCTCCTAATCAAGGAATTAGAGCTTTTATAGGTATTCGACACTCGTTAAACTAA
- a CDS encoding HD domain-containing protein produces MILSRTIQFVKQTLEHAEGGHDWFHIERVYRNSVKIAEDEDCNLLVVQLAALLHDIADSKFHNGDETIGPKVTRNFLEQENVDSETINDVIAIIENISFKGGNFEKKYSSIELDIVQDADRLDAIGAIGIARTFNYGGFKNRALYDPNIAPKTNMTKEEYKKSEAPTINHFYEKLLLLKDKMNTKTGKKMAEERHRFMELFLAQFYSEWDS; encoded by the coding sequence ATGATACTTAGTAGAACCATACAATTTGTAAAACAAACTTTAGAACACGCAGAAGGTGGCCACGATTGGTTTCACATAGAGCGTGTTTATAGAAACTCAGTAAAAATTGCTGAAGACGAAGACTGTAACCTTTTAGTAGTACAACTTGCTGCTTTATTACACGATATTGCCGATTCAAAATTTCATAATGGTGATGAAACCATAGGGCCAAAAGTAACTCGCAATTTTTTGGAACAAGAAAATGTAGATTCTGAAACTATTAATGATGTAATTGCGATTATCGAGAACATTTCTTTTAAAGGCGGTAATTTTGAAAAAAAATACAGTTCTATTGAACTAGATATAGTTCAAGATGCAGATCGCTTAGATGCTATTGGTGCTATTGGAATTGCGAGAACATTTAATTATGGTGGTTTTAAAAACCGAGCACTTTATGATCCAAATATTGCTCCAAAAACTAACATGACTAAAGAAGAATATAAAAAAAGTGAAGCACCAACAATTAATCACTTTTATGAAAAATTATTGCTATTAAAAGATAAAATGAATACTAAAACAGGTAAAAAAATGGCTGAAGAACGTCATCGTTTTATGGAATTGTTTTTAGCACAATTTTATTCGGAATGGGACAGTTAA
- a CDS encoding ZIP family metal transporter produces MFNTIITYFESIDPILAALYATLFTWFLTALGASFVFFFKNMNRAVLDGMLGFTGGVMIAASYWSLLSPAIEMSDGEGFVKVMPASIGFLMGALFLFALDKTLPHLHINFKESEGIKSPWQRTTLLVLAITLHNIPEGLAVGVLFGGVAAGIPEASIAGAVTLAIGIGIQNFPEGIAVSMPLRRMGMSRRKSFMYGQASALVEPMAGVLGAVAVTFFTPILPYALAFAAGAMIFVVVEEVIPETQQDKNTDIATLGLIAGFIVMMSLDVALG; encoded by the coding sequence ATGTTCAATACAATAATAACCTACTTTGAATCAATAGATCCCATTTTAGCAGCACTTTATGCTACTTTATTTACGTGGTTTTTAACAGCACTTGGAGCGTCTTTCGTTTTTTTCTTCAAGAATATGAATCGAGCGGTTTTAGACGGAATGCTTGGTTTTACAGGCGGTGTGATGATAGCAGCGAGCTATTGGAGTCTTTTATCGCCAGCTATAGAAATGAGCGATGGAGAAGGTTTTGTAAAAGTAATGCCCGCTTCAATTGGGTTTTTAATGGGAGCTTTGTTTTTATTTGCATTAGATAAAACATTACCGCATTTACATATTAATTTTAAAGAATCGGAAGGAATAAAATCACCTTGGCAACGTACTACCTTATTAGTTTTGGCAATTACGCTACATAATATTCCTGAAGGTTTAGCGGTTGGAGTATTATTTGGTGGAGTGGCAGCAGGAATTCCAGAAGCTTCAATAGCTGGTGCGGTTACTTTAGCTATTGGTATTGGTATACAAAACTTTCCAGAAGGAATTGCCGTTTCAATGCCTTTAAGAAGAATGGGAATGAGCAGAAGAAAAAGTTTTATGTACGGACAAGCATCGGCTTTAGTTGAACCTATGGCTGGAGTTTTGGGCGCAGTTGCAGTAACTTTTTTTACTCCAATTTTACCTTACGCATTAGCATTTGCAGCTGGAGCTATGATATTTGTTGTTGTAGAAGAAGTAATACCAGAAACACAACAAGATAAAAATACTGATATTGCTACTTTAGGTTTGATTGCAGGTTTTATAGTAATGATGAGTTTAGATGTTGCTTTGGGCTAA
- a CDS encoding enoyl-CoA hydratase/isomerase family protein → MENILIEKSENIALVTINRPTKLNALNKATIEELHEGFKMLNNDTDVKVIIVTGSGEKAFVAGADISEFANFSVEEGGKLAAKGQEVLFDFVQNLSTPVIAAVNGFALGGGLELAMACHFRVASDNAKMGLPEVTLGVIPGYGGTQRLAQLVGKGRAMEMIMTAGMVDASTALNYGLVNHVVPQNELVDFAKGIASKITKNSSVAIAKAIESVNANYTDGVNGYEVEIKNFGACFGTEDFKEGTTAFLEKRKANFPGK, encoded by the coding sequence ATGGAAAATATTTTAATAGAAAAAAGCGAAAACATTGCTTTGGTAACAATTAATAGACCAACAAAATTAAATGCTTTAAATAAAGCTACAATTGAAGAATTACACGAAGGTTTTAAAATGTTAAATAATGATACTGATGTAAAAGTTATCATTGTAACAGGAAGCGGTGAAAAAGCATTTGTTGCAGGTGCCGATATTTCTGAATTTGCAAATTTTTCAGTAGAAGAAGGTGGAAAATTAGCAGCAAAAGGACAAGAAGTATTATTTGATTTCGTTCAAAATTTGAGCACACCCGTTATTGCAGCTGTTAATGGTTTTGCTCTTGGTGGCGGACTAGAATTGGCGATGGCTTGTCATTTTAGAGTGGCATCAGATAATGCAAAAATGGGATTGCCAGAAGTAACATTAGGTGTAATTCCAGGTTATGGAGGTACACAACGCTTGGCACAATTAGTAGGTAAAGGCAGAGCTATGGAAATGATTATGACAGCAGGAATGGTAGATGCTTCAACAGCTTTGAACTATGGTTTAGTTAATCATGTAGTACCACAAAATGAATTAGTAGATTTTGCTAAAGGAATTGCTTCAAAGATTACTAAAAACTCTAGTGTTGCTATTGCAAAAGCAATCGAATCTGTAAATGCTAACTATACAGATGGTGTTAATGGTTATGAGGTTGAAATTAAAAACTTCGGAGCTTGTTTTGGTACTGAAGATTTTAAAGAAGGCACCACTGCATTTTTAGAAAAACGTAAAGCAAATTTTCCAGGTAAATAA
- a CDS encoding sensor histidine kinase, whose protein sequence is MIFLTLIASVLIALVSIYQFRKEAKEYHQDRLERKENSIVGHINYVLQTTTYPLTTENIPLIFKERIHELADIHSMEINFYDLKGNLLISSKAVFKVDSILPKIDPATLRILQGTIEKRYVEFVKIDGQQYRSSYSYVKDNKFKPLAILNLPYEEDTSFYDNEVKSFLMRFGQVYLLMFLIAIILSYFLSSYITKSLQIISDKIRETNFTNKNQKIVLQEGSREINILIDSYNKMVDQLEDSANKLAQSEREQAWREMAKQVAHEIKNPLTPMRLTVQSFERRFDENDPNIKQKLADFSSILIQQIDTMSAVANAFSNFASMPAQQNETLNVVKIVQLALEIFNEDFIEFVHEKDEIIAEIDRTQLIRVITNLVKNAIQAIPEEKADKRVVVVVEQIGNQVKISVTDNGKGISEENKARIFEPKFTTKSSGMGLGLPIIKNIIENYNGTINFESQKGSGTTFIVMFPIINKENN, encoded by the coding sequence ATGATATTTTTAACCTTAATAGCTTCTGTTTTAATAGCACTAGTATCTATTTATCAATTTAGAAAAGAGGCAAAAGAATACCATCAAGATAGATTAGAAAGAAAAGAAAATTCTATTGTAGGTCATATTAATTATGTACTTCAAACTACAACTTATCCACTTACTACAGAAAATATTCCTTTAATATTCAAAGAAAGAATCCATGAATTAGCCGATATTCATAGTATGGAAATTAACTTTTATGATTTAAAAGGAAACTTATTAATTTCTTCAAAAGCAGTTTTTAAAGTAGATAGTATTTTACCCAAAATTGACCCTGCAACTTTACGAATTTTACAAGGAACAATCGAGAAACGTTACGTTGAATTTGTAAAAATTGATGGGCAACAATATCGTTCGTCTTATTCTTATGTAAAAGATAATAAGTTTAAACCATTAGCCATTTTAAATTTGCCTTACGAAGAAGACACAAGTTTTTATGACAATGAAGTAAAGAGCTTTTTAATGCGTTTTGGTCAGGTTTATCTATTAATGTTTCTAATTGCGATTATTCTTTCTTACTTTTTATCGAGTTATATTACTAAATCGCTTCAAATTATTAGTGATAAAATAAGGGAAACCAATTTTACCAATAAAAACCAAAAAATTGTTTTACAAGAAGGAAGTAGAGAAATAAATATTCTAATTGATTCCTATAATAAAATGGTAGACCAATTAGAAGATAGTGCTAATAAACTAGCACAAAGTGAACGCGAACAAGCTTGGCGAGAAATGGCGAAACAAGTGGCACACGAAATTAAAAATCCGTTGACACCTATGCGCTTAACGGTTCAAAGCTTTGAAAGAAGATTTGATGAAAATGATCCTAATATTAAGCAAAAATTAGCCGATTTTTCAAGTATTTTAATCCAGCAAATAGATACCATGAGTGCCGTTGCAAATGCTTTTTCAAATTTTGCATCGATGCCGGCACAACAAAACGAAACACTTAATGTAGTTAAGATCGTGCAATTAGCATTAGAAATTTTCAATGAAGATTTTATTGAGTTTGTTCACGAAAAAGATGAAATAATTGCCGAAATAGATAGAACACAATTAATTCGTGTGATTACAAACTTGGTTAAAAATGCCATACAAGCAATTCCAGAAGAAAAAGCAGATAAAAGAGTAGTTGTTGTTGTAGAGCAAATTGGGAATCAAGTTAAAATTTCAGTTACCGACAACGGAAAAGGAATCTCAGAAGAAAACAAAGCAAGAATTTTTGAACCAAAATTTACGACTAAATCTAGCGGGATGGGATTGGGTTTACCAATTATAAAAAATATAATTGAGAATTATAATGGAACCATTAACTTTGAAAGCCAAAAAGGTTCAGGAACAACTTTTATCGTAATGTTCCCAATTATTAATAAAGAAAATAATTAA
- a CDS encoding lysophospholipid acyltransferase family protein, whose product MQKIISYPLTVLFYLVFGLWLIIFQPIQWICYNVFGYNAHRLSVAFLNFFLLRTTHILGTTYVVKGREKLPPNKPLIFVANHQSLYDIPPFIWFMRAWHPKFISKKELGKGIPSVSYNLKYGGSALIDRKDPKQALPEIKKCAELINNNNYSVVIFPEGTRSKTGTPKPFSVNGLKMLYKFAPDAYFVPVTIENSWKMTRYGQFPLGIGNRLKFTVHEPLKISEYNFEEIFEKTEKTVKNNLT is encoded by the coding sequence ATGCAAAAAATAATTTCATATCCACTTACGGTTCTATTTTATTTAGTTTTTGGTTTATGGTTAATCATTTTTCAACCCATTCAATGGATATGTTATAATGTATTTGGATATAATGCTCACCGATTGAGTGTTGCTTTTTTAAACTTCTTTCTATTAAGAACAACTCATATTTTAGGAACAACTTATGTTGTAAAAGGAAGAGAAAAATTGCCACCAAATAAACCTTTGATTTTTGTAGCTAATCATCAAAGTTTATATGACATCCCTCCATTTATATGGTTTATGAGAGCTTGGCATCCAAAATTTATTAGTAAAAAAGAATTAGGAAAAGGAATACCAAGTGTTTCGTATAATCTAAAATATGGCGGAAGTGCTCTAATTGATCGTAAAGATCCTAAACAAGCATTACCTGAAATTAAAAAATGTGCCGAATTAATTAACAACAACAATTACTCGGTAGTAATATTTCCTGAAGGAACAAGAAGCAAAACTGGCACGCCAAAACCATTTTCGGTTAATGGTTTAAAAATGTTATACAAATTTGCTCCTGATGCCTATTTTGTTCCTGTAACAATTGAGAATTCATGGAAAATGACCCGTTATGGACAATTTCCATTAGGAATAGGAAACAGATTAAAATTTACTGTTCATGAGCCTTTAAAAATTTCAGAATATAATTTTGAAGAAATTTTCGAAAAAACAGAAAAAACTGTAAAAAATAACTTAACCTAA
- a CDS encoding alkaline phosphatase D family protein: MSQNSISRRRFLFNSLLTTGGVLLAPNIISCSNDYEVYDIPSTYTNDSFLYGVASFDPSHDQVIIWTKYESSKKEAKIFWQVAYDSSFKNVVRSGEAIVDFTTDYTLAVEIQNLEPNSKLFYRFFSVEDNSVSVVGETITLPLNADEIKLAVCSCANYQAGLFNVYGAMANSNADIIVHLGDYIYEYGEGEYGTNEYTASIGRNHKPSTELFTLYDYRERYKQYRSDKNLQLAHQKKPFICVWDDHEIANDTFKDGAENHQVNEGSFTERKEAAIRAYSEYLPVKTSDKNIIYRSFNIGNLVNLIMLDTRVIGRDQQLNYANYYDASGNFNAGAFQNDWLNPNRSILGSTQRNWLISELNNSTTTWQVLGQQVLMGKMMLPAEMLGTLATVEAEVSATGSASPSTMVYFQQQITELVTIKLKMANGIPVTAEEQTRISTVLPYNLDAWDGYPIEREVLYANLSGKKVISLAGDTHNAWYNKLSDSSNNIVGREFATSSVTSPGLENYLGIDPSTINSFEDAMQILVNDLDYLNAVDRGFLEIRFTPSSADAEWKFVSSVFSDGYFISTDKTENYSA, encoded by the coding sequence ATGAGCCAAAATTCAATTTCAAGAAGACGCTTCTTATTTAATTCTTTACTTACAACTGGTGGGGTTTTACTAGCTCCAAATATTATAAGTTGTAGCAACGATTATGAAGTTTACGACATTCCTTCAACCTATACAAACGATAGCTTTTTATATGGGGTTGCCAGCTTTGATCCAAGTCATGATCAAGTAATTATTTGGACAAAATATGAATCTTCTAAAAAAGAAGCAAAAATATTTTGGCAAGTTGCTTACGATTCATCATTTAAAAATGTTGTAAGAAGTGGTGAAGCTATAGTCGATTTTACTACAGATTATACACTTGCAGTTGAAATTCAAAATTTAGAGCCTAACTCAAAATTATTTTATCGTTTTTTTAGCGTAGAAGATAATAGCGTTTCAGTTGTTGGAGAAACAATTACACTTCCTTTAAATGCTGACGAAATTAAATTAGCTGTTTGTTCATGTGCAAACTATCAAGCAGGTTTATTTAATGTTTACGGCGCTATGGCAAATTCAAATGCCGATATAATTGTGCATCTTGGCGATTACATTTACGAATATGGTGAAGGTGAATATGGCACAAATGAATACACAGCCAGTATAGGAAGAAATCATAAACCTTCAACAGAATTATTTACTTTATATGATTATAGAGAACGCTACAAACAATATCGTTCTGATAAAAACTTACAATTAGCACATCAAAAAAAACCTTTTATATGTGTTTGGGACGATCATGAAATCGCAAATGATACTTTTAAAGATGGAGCGGAAAATCACCAAGTTAATGAAGGGAGTTTTACTGAAAGAAAAGAAGCGGCTATTAGAGCTTATAGCGAATATTTACCAGTAAAAACAAGTGATAAAAACATTATTTATAGAAGTTTTAATATTGGAAACTTAGTTAATTTAATTATGCTTGACACGCGTGTTATTGGTCGAGATCAACAATTAAATTATGCAAATTATTATGATGCTTCAGGAAATTTCAATGCAGGAGCTTTCCAAAATGATTGGTTGAATCCAAACAGAAGTATTTTAGGTTCAACACAACGCAATTGGTTAATTTCTGAACTTAACAACAGTACAACTACTTGGCAAGTTTTAGGTCAACAAGTATTAATGGGAAAAATGATGTTACCTGCAGAAATGTTAGGAACACTTGCAACTGTGGAAGCTGAAGTGAGTGCAACGGGTTCTGCATCACCAAGTACAATGGTATATTTTCAACAACAAATTACAGAATTGGTAACTATAAAATTAAAAATGGCTAACGGAATACCTGTTACTGCTGAAGAGCAAACTCGAATTTCAACCGTTTTGCCTTATAACCTTGATGCTTGGGATGGATATCCAATTGAAAGAGAAGTTTTATATGCTAATTTATCTGGTAAAAAAGTAATCTCTCTTGCAGGTGACACTCATAATGCTTGGTATAACAAACTTTCAGATAGTTCAAATAATATCGTAGGTAGAGAATTTGCTACCTCCTCTGTAACTTCTCCAGGATTAGAAAATTATTTAGGAATTGACCCTAGCACTATAAACAGTTTTGAAGATGCTATGCAAATTTTAGTAAACGATTTAGATTATCTAAATGCTGTAGATAGAGGCTTCTTAGAAATTCGCTTCACACCTTCTAGTGCTGATGCCGAATGGAAATTTGTATCATCCGTTTTCAGCGACGGATACTTCATTTCTACTGATAAAACAGAAAATTATTCAGCTTAA
- a CDS encoding metal-dependent transcriptional regulator, with the protein MTTSEENYLKVIYHLSVVSPKGVNTNAIASMLDTKASSVTDMMKKLSEKQLVNYQKYQGVKLTEQGLLAAKMLVRKHRLWEVFLVEKLKFSWDEVHEIAEELEHIHSEKLINSLDDFLGNPTVDPHGDPIPNAKGEIVKMTKLLLSEAPLNKKVTCVGVKDSSTEFLQYLDKHKISLGTEIIIKNKEPFDESLQIVISDKIITLSNKIANNLYIQ; encoded by the coding sequence ATGACCACTTCTGAAGAAAATTATTTAAAAGTTATATATCATTTATCGGTAGTAAGTCCAAAAGGAGTTAATACGAATGCTATTGCCAGTATGTTAGATACAAAAGCTTCATCTGTAACCGATATGATGAAAAAATTATCAGAAAAGCAATTGGTTAATTATCAAAAGTATCAAGGAGTAAAACTAACAGAGCAAGGGCTTTTAGCTGCTAAAATGTTAGTAAGAAAACATCGTTTGTGGGAAGTTTTTTTAGTTGAAAAATTAAAGTTTTCTTGGGATGAAGTACATGAAATTGCGGAAGAATTAGAACACATTCATTCTGAAAAATTAATTAATAGTTTAGATGATTTTCTAGGAAACCCAACAGTTGATCCACATGGCGATCCAATTCCAAACGCAAAAGGAGAAATAGTTAAAATGACTAAATTACTTTTGAGTGAAGCACCATTAAATAAAAAAGTTACTTGTGTGGGTGTTAAAGATTCATCGACAGAGTTTTTACAATATTTAGACAAGCATAAAATTTCATTAGGGACTGAAATTATTATTAAAAACAAAGAACCTTTTGATGAATCGTTACAAATAGTAATTTCAGATAAAATAATAACGTTATCAAATAAAATTGCCAATAATTTATACATACAATAA